CGGGCAGGATTTCTCCAAACCACTTTACCGCCATCAATGGGAGGCCATCGCAAGAGTCATTCACAATGGTGAAGTACGAGGAAAGTGGGAATGCCTTCTCGATATTGTAACCGGAGGTGGCAAGACCGTCATTATGGCCGGTTTAATGTCCTACTTCTGGCAGGTTCGTAAGTGCGAAAAATTTCTGATTCTTGTCCCCAACACCATTGTTCGTGAACGGGTCAAAGATGACTTTGAGATCCGCAACCCTGCTTTTGCATTCAGGGAGTTTCCATTTTTCTTCAACTCCTGCACTAAGGTTCCTGAGCGCCTTGTGTGCAAGGTCCTGCGGGATGGAAGTGATGCTTCCGGTATCCGTGATGCCAACGTCATTGTCGCGAACATCCATCAACTTTACGAAGGCAAGGGCTCTCCTGCCCTTGAAGTTCTCCTTGCAGACAAGGTGACACCCGAACTCGTGATTTTCAATGATGAGGCCCATAATGCAGCGGCGGGAGAATATCGGGAAGTGTTAAAACTTTTGCGCCGGAAAACCATTGCCCGCATTGACCTGACGGCAACCCCTTACCGCCTCGATAAGCAAGACCTTGATACCTACCCACCGCTGTATGAATACCATGTGCAGGAAGCCATGCGCGATGGAGTGGTAAAACAGATCGTAGTAACCAGACCAGACATCCAAAGCGTCAAACTACAATATGAAGAGTGGGACGAAAACAATCAGGTGATTCGCACGCTTGATGCCGAAGAAATGCCCTGGGAACAGATCGAAAGCGAACTGAGGCGAAGCGGCGCTGTTCGTTTCGTCACGGCAGATAACGCCCGAAGACAACAGCTTCAAATTGCAAAAAGCTGTTTAGATTATCAGAAAAAATGTGTCCCTCGCGGAGTGGATGATAAGCCACAATGGGAACCGTTGATGCTGACGGTTGCACTCTCTCAAAAAGATGCTTTTAAAATTTATGAAACTCTTCAGAAAAACCCATTTGGCTATAAACCAGAAGAATTATTGCTTGTTCACAGCAAACAAGAAGAACTGCAAAACAGGAAAGCATTTTTTCTTGGGCGCAAAGGCCCAGAGGGTTTGAGTAAAGAAGACGAGGCATTATGGCATGAAACCCGCAAGGTGCGGGTTATTATCGCCGTTTCGATGTTACGTGAGGGTTGGGATGTTAGAAATATTGCCATTGTCTGTCTTTTCCGAAAATTCAGTTACCAGAAAAAAGGTGATCGGATTTATACGGTCTACGGTCCTCAGATTATTGGTCGAGGCCTAAGAAGGATTCGCCAGCCCAACGAACGGGATTTTCTTTTTGTCATCGACCACCCTGCATTTAATCATGATTGGCTTTGGGAGATTCTTTCAGCTCAAAAGTACGCCAAGCCACTGAATCCAGGCGACGCCGTGGAAGATGCTCACATTGAAGATATTCCACTAGAAAAGCCAAAAGTAGAGGAATCGGAGGAGGCCAAGAAGGAAGACAAGAAACCGGAATTGGATATTGAAGATATACTCAATAGCCTTCCTTCCATTGAGGGTAAGGGTGTTAATCCCATCGCCAATTGGCAAAAACATTTTCGAGAGTTTCCCCTAGCAAAAAAAATATCATCGGCCCTGCAAAGAATTACCAATATAAAAAGTCAAAAGCTGGGGGGCGATACAACTGCTCATGTCTTGCCGGAAGAAGAGGTTAATATTGAGGAACTTAATGAAAGTGTGGCCGGTCAATACAAGAATAAAAAACGGGAAGACTTAATTCGGGAACTCCAAACAGACCTGCTCAATGAGCCTCATCATGCGCTGATGATTTGTTTCAAGATGGAGACAGCCGAGGAAACGCTTAAGTTGATGCAAGCACTGGAATGGATCTTGACCGAACTTTTCGCCATTCAGGGGGTTAGTGGTTTGGGCGAATCACCGGAGGCCCAATTGCGTAAACTGCATTTTTCCTTACCCCAGATTTTGGATGAGTTTCGGAAGCCAGAAATCGTCTTGGGCATTCTTGGTGAAGGATCTGAGAAATGATTCAGTCAAAAAGAGGAATTCTTAAAGGACTTAAGAGAGACCCGAATGGGGAAGCTGCTTATGACAGCCTTCTGGAACGGGATTACATGTTGGAATTGGAAAATATGGGTGGCGTGATTGTTTGGACCAAGGACCACGGAATTCGAATCCCTTATAAGATTTTTGGGATTATTTCGCGCCACTACTTTCCGGATTTTCTTGTCACCTATGCGGACGGATCAAAGGAGATCCATGAAACCAAAGGAGCCGGCTTTCTCGCCTGGGTTTCTACACATGCCAAACGGCATGCCGGTGATGCCTGGTGCCGACAGCACGGGATGGTTTACCGGTTTATTGAAAATTCTAAAGGGGCATTGTTTGCAAAGAATAATAGTTTGTCTCAGCTTGAGGGAATTTCCTACAAGCAGAAAAAACAGGTCGGGTCATTTGAAGATTTGTGAAAGGAGCATTTATGGACAAGCGTGAGCTGGTTACAAAAATTCACGAGTATATTGATCAACGGGTCAATGGAATTGGTGGCAGTCCGCATCAAGATGGGTACAAACATGATTTCTTAAGAATCTTCAAGATGGCTCAAGAAAACAATCTGGATCTACATGGTGATGGCATTTCTGATGCCATCAGCGAGAGATGGCCTGAAAAAGTTGCTCAACAGAAATATAACGACACATTGGTTGATATGATGCGCTCGTGGGGAGAATGGGAATTTTTTCTAAAAAATTATGATGGGTTATAGGTAATGCCAAAACGTAAAACACAATTGATGACTTTAAAGCCAAGCAAGCCAGTGAAATCAGGCTCCCTCGTCCGTGACGTTCGCGCCTTGATCGAGCAGGCGCGCAAATATGTCGCTCGTTCGGTCACTAATACCCTTGTTGCGCTTTATTGGCGTATTGGGAAAAGGATTAGTGAAGAAGTCCTACAGAGTAAACGAGCGGAGTATGGCGAGCGGATTATTTCGACGCTGTCGAAACAATTGCTGAAAG
The window above is part of the Deltaproteobacteria bacterium genome. Proteins encoded here:
- a CDS encoding DEAD/DEAH box helicase family protein; this encodes MITEEELQWRLWTETPQFPNLDDHQRLVAEGFLERLSGQDFSKPLYRHQWEAIARVIHNGEVRGKWECLLDIVTGGGKTVIMAGLMSYFWQVRKCEKFLILVPNTIVRERVKDDFEIRNPAFAFREFPFFFNSCTKVPERLVCKVLRDGSDASGIRDANVIVANIHQLYEGKGSPALEVLLADKVTPELVIFNDEAHNAAAGEYREVLKLLRRKTIARIDLTATPYRLDKQDLDTYPPLYEYHVQEAMRDGVVKQIVVTRPDIQSVKLQYEEWDENNQVIRTLDAEEMPWEQIESELRRSGAVRFVTADNARRQQLQIAKSCLDYQKKCVPRGVDDKPQWEPLMLTVALSQKDAFKIYETLQKNPFGYKPEELLLVHSKQEELQNRKAFFLGRKGPEGLSKEDEALWHETRKVRVIIAVSMLREGWDVRNIAIVCLFRKFSYQKKGDRIYTVYGPQIIGRGLRRIRQPNERDFLFVIDHPAFNHDWLWEILSAQKYAKPLNPGDAVEDAHIEDIPLEKPKVEESEEAKKEDKKPELDIEDILNSLPSIEGKGVNPIANWQKHFREFPLAKKISSALQRITNIKSQKLGGDTTAHVLPEEEVNIEELNESVAGQYKNKKREDLIRELQTDLLNEPHHALMICFKMETAEETLKLMQALEWILTELFAIQGVSGLGESPEAQLRKLHFSLPQILDEFRKPEIVLGILGEGSEK